One Patescibacteria group bacterium DNA segment encodes these proteins:
- a CDS encoding ATP-binding protein, whose product MNQRKRRVFGLIVNRITEWWYKGCFARNGAERIGKMEWTEEFIGEQVEGIRAFVGDQKALVALSGGVDSSVVAMLAYNALPSEQVAFVTIDDGFRRKGEPEWVAITFKELGITAEIVVAENVIYRSYLSLRQARSAGEKRKWFRQVFYELLAFEAQKLGATIALQGTNKADVQETVAGVKAQHNVLSQIGIDPLVEYGIKVYEPLAELYKDQIRKVARILKLPKEICTRMPFPGPGLSIRVYGAPTKPKIAIIREITAIVEKMLLPLNPFQVLAYLGPKATGVSTEGKRINGYVVYVRAVNSIDAITATPIQMTGQIEDELIAHITAAFPSEISHVLFDYTPKPPATIEFE is encoded by the coding sequence TTGAACCAACGAAAAAGGAGGGTTTTTGGGCTCATTGTCAACCGAATAACCGAATGGTGGTATAAGGGTTGTTTTGCGCGAAATGGCGCAGAAAGGATAGGAAAAATGGAATGGACCGAAGAGTTCATTGGTGAACAAGTGGAAGGTATCAGAGCATTCGTCGGCGACCAAAAAGCTCTCGTTGCACTCTCGGGCGGCGTGGATAGCTCGGTGGTAGCGATGTTAGCCTATAATGCGTTGCCATCAGAGCAGGTTGCATTCGTCACCATCGATGATGGGTTCCGGCGAAAAGGCGAACCAGAATGGGTAGCGATAACCTTTAAAGAGCTCGGCATTACCGCAGAGATAGTAGTGGCTGAAAATGTAATTTATCGGTCTTATCTTTCTTTAAGACAGGCAAGAAGTGCGGGGGAAAAAAGGAAATGGTTCCGTCAGGTTTTCTATGAGCTTTTGGCCTTTGAAGCCCAAAAATTGGGGGCAACTATTGCTCTGCAGGGAACTAACAAGGCGGATGTCCAGGAAACTGTCGCTGGTGTCAAAGCCCAGCACAATGTGCTATCCCAGATCGGCATTGACCCCCTCGTGGAATATGGCATCAAGGTTTATGAACCCCTAGCCGAGCTTTACAAGGACCAAATCCGAAAAGTGGCTCGCATTCTTAAGTTGCCGAAAGAAATCTGCACTCGTATGCCGTTCCCGGGACCAGGACTCTCCATTAGGGTCTATGGAGCGCCTACCAAGCCAAAAATAGCCATAATCAGAGAGATAACGGCGATAGTAGAAAAGATGCTCCTGCCACTCAATCCTTTCCAAGTGCTGGCGTATTTGGGACCCAAGGCAACTGGCGTTAGCACGGAAGGCAAAAGAATAAACGGTTACGTTGTCTATGTGCGGGCGGTTAATTCTATTGATGCCATCACCGCCACACCAATTCAGATGACCGGTCAAATTGAAGACGAACTGATCGCACATATCACGGCTGCCTTTCCTAGCGAAATCAGCCATGTGCTTTTTGATTACACGCCAAAACCGCCCGCTACGATTGAATTTGAGTAA
- a CDS encoding helix-turn-helix domain-containing protein, with amino-acid sequence MITAALKQLGLEEKETKVYLASLRLGPAPVRKIAREAGVNRGSCYDLLKLLMSKGMVSYYHQNKHKYFVAEDPDHLQEIVAEEEERLEKTKKQIEKIIPELKSIYDNAGDKPVVKYYEGLVGVKIILKDVLNSFLGAKRREYYVYSAVDIRDYLYQAYPNFTAQRVSEKIKVKVIAMGSGGRLRGLDERRWLSRQKSSPTYILIYQNKMAMISLDREKKPRGVIIEDEGIYRTEVLLFEKMWEFLNHTT; translated from the coding sequence ATGATTACAGCCGCTTTAAAGCAATTAGGTCTAGAGGAAAAAGAAACCAAGGTTTATTTGGCGTCTTTGCGTTTGGGACCCGCGCCGGTGCGTAAGATTGCCCGCGAGGCTGGCGTGAACCGCGGCAGCTGTTATGATCTTTTGAAACTTTTGATGTCCAAGGGGATGGTGAGCTATTATCATCAGAATAAACATAAATATTTTGTCGCTGAAGATCCGGATCATCTTCAGGAGATAGTGGCGGAAGAAGAAGAAAGGTTAGAAAAAACCAAAAAACAGATTGAAAAGATTATTCCAGAACTGAAATCAATTTACGACAACGCGGGCGATAAACCAGTGGTGAAATATTATGAAGGGCTCGTAGGCGTGAAAATAATTTTGAAAGATGTCTTAAATTCTTTTCTGGGAGCGAAGAGGCGCGAATATTATGTCTATTCAGCAGTGGACATCCGCGATTATCTTTACCAGGCTTATCCTAATTTCACAGCCCAGAGGGTCAGCGAGAAGATTAAGGTCAAGGTGATCGCGATGGGTTCTGGAGGGCGATTACGCGGTCTGGACGAGCGGCGCTGGCTTTCGCGCCAGAAAAGTTCGCCTACCTATATTTTAATCTACCAGAATAAGATGGCGATGATTTCCCTGGACCGCGAAAAGAAGCCGCGGGGGGTGATTATTGAAGACGAGGGAATTTATCGGACAGAGGTGCTTCTTTTTGAGAAGATGTGGGAGTTTTTAAATCATACAACCTGA
- a CDS encoding YvcK family protein, protein MPQKKPKIVCLGAGTGQATVLSGLKDYQCDLTGIVNVTDNGGSSGVLRREMNIPQPGDTRQCLQAVAGLEEDLMTKLFAYRFEEGSLKGGSLGNFILAALTRITGDFGQGVEMAARLLRTAAKIYPVTSASVDVGCELENGSKIRGEWDIILRADRTPIKKMFLTKKAEAYPPCLEALRRADLIVIGPGSLFTGIIPHFLVRGVKEAIMSSKGKKVYICNMMSQPGQTDGLKVSDHVRQVARYLGQMPDYVIANRNAIGPRILKHYRQFGSVPVELDRVSDAKMIIRSLAQNEVGEAVHLDKRAGKRFREWSEWTHLLRHDAKKLAKILMDLAKE, encoded by the coding sequence ATGCCTCAAAAAAAACCAAAAATTGTCTGTTTAGGCGCTGGCACCGGTCAGGCAACAGTTTTAAGCGGATTAAAAGATTATCAATGTGATTTAACCGGTATTGTGAATGTTACCGATAATGGCGGCTCTTCAGGGGTTTTGCGGCGGGAGATGAATATTCCCCAACCCGGGGATACGCGTCAGTGTTTACAGGCTGTAGCGGGTTTAGAAGAGGATCTAATGACGAAACTTTTTGCCTACCGCTTTGAGGAAGGGTCTTTGAAGGGGGGAAGCCTTGGTAATTTTATTTTAGCCGCCTTGACGCGCATTACTGGCGATTTTGGCCAAGGCGTGGAAATGGCGGCGAGGCTTTTACGAACAGCGGCAAAAATTTATCCGGTAACGAGCGCCAGCGTTGATGTTGGTTGCGAATTGGAAAATGGCAGTAAAATCCGTGGCGAGTGGGATATTATCTTACGGGCAGACAGGACGCCGATTAAAAAAATGTTTTTAACGAAAAAGGCAGAGGCCTATCCTCCTTGTCTTGAGGCTTTGCGCCGCGCCGATTTAATTGTCATTGGACCGGGTTCTCTGTTTACGGGTATTATTCCGCATTTTTTAGTCCGCGGCGTCAAAGAGGCAATAATGTCCTCCAAAGGCAAAAAGGTATATATTTGTAATATGATGAGCCAACCCGGGCAAACCGATGGTTTGAAGGTTTCAGACCATGTGCGGCAAGTGGCGCGTTATTTAGGGCAAATGCCGGATTATGTCATTGCGAACCGCAACGCAATCGGTCCGCGCATTTTGAAACATTACCGTCAGTTCGGATCCGTGCCCGTGGAGCTTGATCGCGTTTCTGATGCTAAGATGATTATCCGCTCCCTAGCTCAAAATGAAGTTGGCGAGGCGGTACATTTAGACAAGCGCGCTGGGAAAAGATTCCGTGAATGGAGCGAGTGGACGCATCTTTTAAGGCACGATGCGAAAAAACTCGCGAAAATTTTAATGGATCTAGCAAAAGAATAG
- a CDS encoding HAD-IA family hydrolase, protein MKIKAVILAAGEGSRLYPFSTRENPKILMRFCGKPLLLHHIAEFLEHKIEDLVIVCNPQNRDLVQGIVAGAYPRLKVAFVVQKELSGPSRAIYEARKELQGADFFVLKYADSFSPVSPLPLLLKCLKENPKDGAILLFQVKDFKRFGIARFVSGKLVEIVEKPHKNPPSNLAWRGMSILSCDKFLQGFEKEVIRRGASEVAPPEYVLRVKGELNYQIINGEIFDLGYPWDILTFNRLLLDKFGGHVLSKKIGKNVRISSKSYIGPKAILGDGVKIGEYVSLEEAYVARDTEIRDSYVMPRARIGEACQIQKSVIGGEVNVGSHFKTKIKSKGKVKVFAKGDYKETSFSTLGCFLGPRVKVQNEISSEAGRIVYPDREVNKNIVQDILPIRAIFFDADNTLYQSRDAAQAADLAAMAYLAGGAKYESKELYNIWRNKIVVSLKESKSPVMRHRQYSYQRLIDKLKLRHRARRAFLIFREGLVKKLRIAPHLKTVLERLKDYKKIVVSEDNQDLIQFKLKKLDLEGYFDLVIAAETIGAMKPDKRYFDYALKRLKLWPGECVMIGDDWEKDLEIACKLGLRTIKWGDEDKRAHRNMKDFRTLLEILRII, encoded by the coding sequence ATGAAAATCAAAGCCGTCATTTTAGCTGCTGGCGAGGGTAGCCGGCTCTATCCTTTTTCAACGCGCGAGAATCCTAAAATTTTGATGCGTTTTTGCGGTAAGCCTTTGCTTTTGCACCATATTGCCGAATTTTTAGAGCACAAGATAGAGGACTTGGTTATAGTTTGCAACCCTCAAAATAGAGATTTAGTTCAAGGGATTGTGGCTGGCGCTTACCCTAGATTAAAGGTTGCTTTCGTGGTGCAGAAAGAGCTTTCGGGACCCAGCCGCGCCATTTATGAGGCGAGAAAAGAGCTTCAAGGCGCGGATTTTTTTGTGCTGAAATATGCCGATAGTTTTAGCCCTGTTTCCCCCTTGCCTTTACTCTTGAAATGTTTAAAGGAAAATCCCAAAGACGGCGCTATTTTATTGTTTCAGGTGAAAGATTTTAAACGTTTCGGCATCGCGCGATTTGTTAGCGGAAAATTGGTGGAGATTGTGGAAAAACCGCATAAAAATCCTCCCTCTAATCTCGCTTGGCGGGGAATGTCAATTTTGAGTTGCGATAAGTTTTTGCAGGGTTTTGAAAAAGAAGTTATACGCCGAGGCGCGTCCGAGGTCGCGCCGCCAGAGTATGTTTTAAGGGTAAAAGGTGAATTGAATTATCAAATAATAAATGGCGAGATTTTTGATTTGGGCTATCCTTGGGATATTTTAACTTTTAATCGTTTGTTGCTGGATAAATTTGGCGGTCATGTTTTAAGCAAAAAGATAGGTAAAAATGTTCGGATTTCTTCCAAAAGCTACATTGGTCCCAAAGCAATCCTTGGGGATGGCGTAAAAATAGGGGAATATGTTTCCCTGGAAGAGGCTTATGTGGCGCGTGACACGGAAATTCGCGATAGTTATGTGATGCCCCGAGCGCGTATTGGAGAGGCTTGCCAGATTCAAAAAAGCGTCATTGGAGGAGAGGTTAATGTTGGTTCTCACTTTAAAACTAAAATTAAATCAAAAGGGAAGGTGAAGGTTTTTGCCAAAGGGGATTATAAAGAGACTTCTTTCAGCACTTTAGGTTGCTTTCTGGGACCTCGAGTTAAAGTCCAAAATGAAATCTCCTCTGAAGCGGGGCGGATTGTTTATCCTGATAGAGAGGTGAACAAAAATATTGTTCAGGATATTTTGCCTATCCGCGCCATATTTTTTGACGCGGATAATACGCTTTATCAAAGCAGGGACGCGGCTCAAGCCGCTGATCTGGCGGCAATGGCTTATCTAGCCGGAGGGGCAAAATATGAATCCAAAGAGCTTTACAATATTTGGAGAAATAAAATAGTCGTTTCTCTTAAAGAAAGCAAGTCGCCAGTGATGCGCCACCGCCAATATTCTTACCAAAGGTTGATTGATAAGTTGAAACTTCGGCATCGCGCGAGACGGGCTTTTTTGATCTTTCGCGAGGGATTAGTGAAGAAATTAAGAATCGCGCCTCACCTAAAAACTGTTTTGGAGCGGCTCAAGGATTATAAAAAGATAGTGGTGAGCGAGGACAACCAAGATTTAATCCAATTTAAGCTTAAAAAATTGGACCTTGAAGGATATTTTGACTTAGTGATTGCCGCTGAAACCATCGGCGCGATGAAGCCCGATAAGAGATATTTTGATTATGCGTTAAAAAGGCTCAAACTTTGGCCGGGAGAGTGCGTGATGATCGGGGATGACTGGGAAAAAGATTTAGAGATAGCTTGTAAATTAGGTTTAAGAACGATTAAATGGGGTGATGAGGATAAGAGGGCGCACAGGAATATGAAGGATTTTAGAACACTTTTGGAAATATTAAGGATTATTTAA
- a CDS encoding L-threonylcarbamoyladenylate synthase: MKIITINIRNPNPEIVKEVAEVIRAGGAVAFPTDTAYGIAVNALDYKALARLDRIKGRQDQKPYPIAVLNCEEAERYAIFNKQAKILARHFWPGALTLILKRKEGAEILDPHLETIGVRVPDSKLCNALSKVLGFPYTITSANISGMPTAYTVREIAEQFLSAKYKPDLILDGGELVENKISTVVDLSHGKAKILREGEIEAEIIERVVNENF; this comes from the coding sequence ATGAAAATTATTACTATTAACATCAGAAATCCAAATCCTGAAATTGTCAAAGAGGTGGCAGAAGTGATTAGGGCTGGTGGCGCGGTGGCTTTCCCTACTGACACTGCTTATGGCATCGCCGTAAATGCTTTGGATTATAAGGCTTTGGCGCGTTTGGACCGGATCAAAGGCAGGCAAGACCAGAAACCTTACCCCATAGCGGTTTTAAATTGTGAGGAAGCGGAAAGATATGCTATATTTAACAAACAAGCAAAAATTTTAGCCCGTCATTTTTGGCCTGGGGCGCTGACTCTGATTTTAAAGCGCAAGGAAGGCGCAGAGATTTTAGACCCTCATTTAGAAACCATCGGGGTGCGCGTTCCGGATTCAAAATTATGCAACGCGCTGTCAAAAGTTTTAGGTTTTCCTTATACTATTACGAGCGCGAATATTTCCGGTATGCCCACGGCATACACAGTCCGAGAAATAGCAGAGCAGTTTTTGAGCGCGAAGTATAAACCGGATTTGATTTTGGACGGCGGAGAGCTTGTGGAAAACAAAATTTCAACCGTGGTGGACTTGTCCCATGGGAAAGCGAAGATTTTGAGGGAAGGGGAAATAGAGGCGGAGATAATTGAGCGAGTTGTAAATGAAAATTTCTAA
- a CDS encoding serine hydroxymethyltransferase, with amino-acid sequence MFNILKEKDPEVYKAIFNEQKRQKEGLELIASENYVSRAVLAAMGSVLTNKYSEGYPGKRYYGGNKFIDQAENLAVKRAKKLFGAEHVNVQPYSGSPANIEVYFAFVPFGGKIMGMSLAHGGHLTHGHKVNFSGKAYQVVSYGVEKNGRISYAKVRALAKAEKPNLIISGYTAYPRKVDFKKFKEIADEVGAISMADISHIAGLIAAGLHENPVPYFDVVTTTTHKTLRGPRGAMIMCKRKWAEIVDRAVFPGMQGGPHNHINAAKAVAFGEALKPEFKVYCRQIIKNAKALAAALMKLRFTVVSGGTDNHLMLVDLTNKKVTGKEAEHILEEAGITLNKNMVPYDPRSPFDPSGVRIGTPAITSRGMKEPEMQKIALWIDRAIRAKNRAAELLKIQREIKEFCQDFSVPGIDE; translated from the coding sequence ATGTTCAATATATTAAAAGAAAAAGATCCAGAAGTTTACAAAGCTATTTTCAATGAGCAAAAACGCCAAAAAGAAGGTTTGGAATTAATCGCTTCAGAGAATTATGTTTCGCGCGCGGTTCTTGCGGCAATGGGTTCGGTTTTGACGAATAAATATTCGGAAGGTTATCCAGGCAAGCGCTATTATGGCGGCAACAAATTTATTGATCAGGCGGAGAACTTGGCTGTGAAGCGCGCGAAAAAACTTTTTGGCGCGGAGCACGTGAATGTTCAGCCCTACTCGGGATCCCCTGCCAACATAGAAGTTTATTTCGCATTTGTGCCTTTTGGCGGCAAGATTATGGGAATGAGCTTAGCCCATGGCGGACATTTAACCCATGGGCATAAGGTTAATTTTTCAGGGAAAGCTTATCAGGTAGTGTCTTACGGCGTGGAAAAAAATGGCCGCATTTCTTACGCCAAGGTGCGGGCGTTGGCGAAAGCCGAGAAACCTAATTTAATCATCTCGGGTTATACCGCTTATCCCCGCAAGGTTGATTTTAAAAAGTTTAAAGAAATCGCGGACGAGGTGGGGGCGATTTCTATGGCGGATATTTCCCATATCGCCGGTTTAATCGCCGCGGGATTGCACGAAAATCCAGTGCCTTATTTTGACGTGGTTACGACGACCACCCACAAAACTCTGCGCGGTCCGCGCGGCGCGATGATTATGTGCAAAAGAAAATGGGCGGAAATTGTGGATCGGGCGGTCTTTCCGGGAATGCAGGGCGGGCCGCATAATCATATTAACGCCGCTAAGGCTGTGGCTTTTGGTGAAGCATTAAAGCCCGAATTCAAGGTTTATTGCCGCCAGATTATTAAGAATGCCAAAGCTTTAGCCGCTGCCTTAATGAAGCTTAGATTCACGGTCGTTTCCGGCGGCACGGATAATCATCTGATGCTCGTTGATTTGACCAATAAAAAAGTAACAGGTAAAGAGGCGGAGCATATTTTAGAAGAAGCGGGGATTACATTAAACAAAAATATGGTGCCTTATGATCCCCGTTCGCCTTTTGACCCTTCGGGAGTGCGGATTGGCACGCCGGCAATAACGAGCCGCGGGATGAAGGAGCCCGAGATGCAAAAAATCGCCCTTTGGATTGACCGGGCGATTCGGGCAAAAAATAGAGCGGCGGAGCTTCTCAAAATTCAGAGAGAGATCAAAGAATTTTGTCAGGATTTTTCCGTGCCGGGGATAGATGAATAA
- a CDS encoding MazG nucleotide pyrophosphohydrolase domain-containing protein: MRRPKSIRDWQAMFFAIYGERNRELYSVPEILNHVFEAMAELVEELRKENRDGIIAKIPDLFAWILGLGSILEIDLEEAVWHKYPNICPYCLQKKNCICISRQLKYRPNIKKLETYRIRVNNIPSTLYGWQKMFDRIYGGVNTIKSQLQLWLHLFEELGEISKALHQRKGGNLEAELADTLAWLFAVCTKLRISLSELAWEIYPGKCRVCLQGQCQCPKD; encoded by the coding sequence ATGAGGAGACCTAAAAGTATTCGTGATTGGCAAGCAATGTTCTTTGCTATATATGGAGAAAGGAATAGAGAGCTTTATTCTGTTCCCGAGATTCTGAACCACGTTTTTGAAGCAATGGCGGAGCTAGTAGAAGAGTTGCGCAAGGAGAATAGAGATGGAATTATTGCTAAGATTCCTGATCTTTTCGCCTGGATATTGGGTTTGGGCAGTATTTTAGAGATTGATCTGGAAGAGGCGGTATGGCATAAATATCCCAATATTTGTCCTTATTGCTTGCAGAAAAAAAATTGTATCTGCATTTCTCGCCAACTTAAATATCGCCCCAATATCAAGAAATTGGAGACCTATCGGATCAGGGTCAATAATATACCATCCACGCTATATGGCTGGCAGAAAATGTTTGATAGAATTTACGGGGGTGTGAATACGATCAAATCTCAACTCCAGTTGTGGCTTCATTTATTTGAAGAACTTGGTGAAATTAGCAAGGCATTGCATCAACGCAAAGGTGGTAATTTAGAAGCAGAACTCGCTGACACTTTGGCTTGGCTTTTCGCGGTATGCACGAAACTTCGGATCTCTCTTTCCGAACTTGCTTGGGAGATCTATCCGGGAAAATGCAGGGTATGTCTTCAAGGACAATGCCAATGCCCGAAAGATTAG
- a CDS encoding AAA family ATPase, translated as MSQIISFVNQKGGVGKTTSAVNIASYLAYFGKKVLLIDLDPQGNATSGLGIAKEKLAKNVYDVLCGRVNLKEILYQGLQPTLHIAPASPDLAGAAVELVSLPDREFLLKKVLTPLKGDYDYVMIDSPPSLGILTVNALTAADSVVIPVQCEYYALEGLSQLLYTIDLVQKNLNPGLNILGVVLTMRDKKTRIANDVVREVQRNFPGKVFETIVPRNVRLAEAPSFGQAILNYEPLCKGARAYKHLAQEIISLNNE; from the coding sequence ATGTCTCAAATCATTTCTTTTGTGAATCAAAAGGGCGGCGTAGGGAAGACAACGAGCGCCGTGAATATCGCTTCTTACTTAGCCTATTTTGGCAAAAAGGTTTTATTGATTGATTTAGACCCCCAAGGCAATGCTACTTCGGGCTTAGGAATCGCGAAAGAAAAACTGGCGAAGAATGTTTATGATGTGCTTTGCGGCAGGGTGAATCTAAAAGAAATTCTATACCAAGGATTGCAACCCACCTTGCATATCGCGCCAGCTTCGCCGGATTTGGCCGGCGCGGCTGTAGAATTGGTCAGCTTGCCCGACCGAGAATTTTTATTGAAAAAAGTTTTAACCCCGCTTAAAGGGGATTATGATTATGTGATGATTGACTCGCCGCCTTCTTTGGGAATTTTGACCGTGAACGCGCTTACGGCGGCGGACAGCGTTGTTATTCCCGTGCAGTGCGAGTATTATGCCCTAGAAGGACTTTCTCAACTTTTATACACCATTGATTTAGTGCAGAAAAATTTGAATCCCGGTTTGAATATTTTGGGAGTGGTGCTTACGATGCGGGATAAAAAAACACGCATTGCCAATGACGTGGTGCGCGAGGTGCAAAGAAATTTTCCCGGCAAAGTATTTGAAACAATTGTCCCGAGAAACGTGCGGCTGGCTGAAGCGCCGAGCTTTGGTCAGGCAATTTTAAACTATGAACCTCTCTGCAAGGGCGCGCGAGCATACAAACATCTGGCACAAGAGATAATTAGTTTGAATAATGAATAA
- a CDS encoding ParB/RepB/Spo0J family partition protein, whose product MPHIGLGKGLSALIPNLPINEKSQNVDTEIGIDEVLISEIKPNPNQPRKEIDQEKLLELASSIKAHGILQPLIINGNYELIAGQRRLEAARLAGLKRVPVAIRTGKESDNLEMSIIENVQREDLNPIEEAEGYQSLIQKFGLTQNEVAKRVGKNRSTITNILRLLDLPIEIQKGIREEKISEGHAKLILSLANPEKQLGLYKKIVQDSLSVHKTEEILRKVMVKKHLREIKAKDQSLVEAEELLQEALGTRVKVSRDGRVGRITIEFYSEEELEGILDKVK is encoded by the coding sequence ATGCCTCACATTGGTTTGGGCAAGGGATTGTCCGCCTTAATTCCTAATCTGCCTATAAATGAAAAGTCCCAGAATGTAGATACGGAAATCGGGATAGACGAGGTTTTGATTTCGGAAATTAAGCCCAACCCGAATCAGCCGCGCAAGGAGATTGACCAAGAGAAACTTTTGGAGCTCGCAAGTTCTATTAAAGCCCACGGCATCCTGCAGCCTTTGATTATTAATGGGAACTATGAACTCATCGCAGGACAGCGGCGTCTGGAAGCGGCGCGCCTTGCGGGATTAAAGAGGGTGCCAGTAGCGATCCGTACGGGCAAAGAAAGCGATAACCTAGAGATGAGTATTATTGAAAATGTGCAGCGCGAAGATTTAAACCCCATTGAAGAAGCGGAAGGTTATCAGTCTTTGATTCAGAAATTCGGTTTAACCCAGAACGAGGTTGCGAAAAGAGTGGGGAAGAATAGAAGCACGATTACGAATATTCTGCGGCTTTTGGATTTACCTATAGAAATTCAGAAAGGAATCAGAGAGGAAAAAATTTCGGAAGGTCACGCCAAACTTATTTTAAGTCTTGCTAATCCCGAGAAACAACTAGGGCTGTATAAAAAGATTGTTCAAGATAGTTTGTCCGTACACAAAACCGAAGAGATTTTAAGAAAAGTGATGGTGAAAAAGCATCTGCGCGAGATTAAAGCCAAAGACCAGAGCTTGGTGGAAGCGGAAGAGCTTTTGCAAGAGGCTTTGGGCACGCGGGTTAAAGTTTCCCGCGACGGCAGAGTGGGAAGGATCACCATTGAATTTTATTCCGAGGAGGAATTGGAGGGGATTCTTGACAAAGTAAAGTAA
- a CDS encoding radical SAM/SPASM domain-containing protein: protein MGNYLFTRSLVGAATNVAQTGWGQRLFRNSVTNRSFQAMFQKGLLHFLRGDDPARARMMADVACITSGLVTAVYSQNRPNSVKKAFALMIRSMATVSHRDRVRAECGAGPSFFVLNPTQQCNLSCYGCYDACRREGPSLSLDMMDYIVSEMKDFGIHFVVVSGGEPFMSEDFLKLAELHQDVVFMPYTNGTKIDGAVISELARLGNISPAISLEGTEAFTDGRRGKGHFQKMMEMIAALRKAGIVYGFSATCTRNNAKYLASKEFMEWCIAQGYLYGWLFQYIPIGRNPDIDLMATPEQRFVLGALVREIRAEHWPIFLADFWNDGQLVDGCIAAGRRYFHINAFGEIKPCVFAQVAIRDTVHLIKAGEGIHPSIAAAISKDPLMVAFRKNQEILRQEGHSVFRPCSVIDHPQLFRALCRSPHATPLTPDRCPPSMLEEDGEIARGLDAYAAAYAQLIDEKTDALSLMVAA, encoded by the coding sequence GTGGGTAATTATTTGTTCACACGCAGCCTTGTCGGCGCAGCGACAAATGTGGCGCAGACGGGCTGGGGACAAAGATTGTTTAGAAATTCGGTGACTAACCGTTCTTTCCAGGCAATGTTCCAAAAGGGGTTACTACATTTTTTGCGCGGTGATGATCCCGCGCGCGCGCGGATGATGGCTGATGTCGCTTGTATCACGAGCGGACTGGTCACTGCGGTCTATAGCCAAAATAGACCCAATAGCGTTAAGAAGGCTTTTGCTTTAATGATCCGGAGTATGGCTACTGTTAGCCATCGGGATCGGGTGCGGGCAGAATGTGGAGCGGGACCGAGCTTTTTTGTGCTGAATCCGACACAACAATGCAATTTGTCTTGCTATGGGTGTTATGACGCTTGCAGGCGAGAAGGTCCGAGTTTATCTCTGGATATGATGGACTATATTGTATCCGAGATGAAGGATTTCGGCATTCATTTTGTAGTGGTGAGCGGTGGCGAGCCATTTATGAGCGAAGATTTTCTGAAGCTGGCGGAATTGCATCAAGACGTCGTTTTTATGCCCTATACGAATGGCACGAAGATTGACGGGGCGGTCATTTCAGAACTGGCGCGGCTAGGCAATATCAGCCCTGCTATTTCCCTAGAGGGGACAGAGGCATTTACAGACGGACGCCGCGGTAAAGGTCATTTTCAGAAAATGATGGAGATGATCGCCGCATTGCGCAAAGCTGGAATCGTTTATGGCTTCTCGGCAACCTGCACGCGCAATAATGCAAAATATTTGGCTAGTAAAGAGTTTATGGAGTGGTGCATTGCGCAAGGCTATCTTTATGGGTGGCTCTTTCAATATATTCCTATTGGGAGAAATCCCGATATTGATTTGATGGCAACACCTGAACAGAGATTCGTCCTCGGTGCGCTTGTGCGCGAGATACGGGCAGAGCATTGGCCCATTTTTCTCGCTGATTTCTGGAACGATGGCCAACTGGTAGATGGGTGCATTGCCGCGGGCCGTCGATATTTTCATATCAACGCCTTCGGCGAAATCAAACCTTGCGTGTTCGCCCAAGTAGCGATTAGGGATACTGTTCATTTAATTAAAGCAGGCGAGGGAATTCATCCATCTATTGCCGCAGCGATTTCGAAGGATCCTTTAATGGTCGCATTCCGGAAGAACCAAGAGATACTGCGTCAGGAAGGGCATTCTGTATTTCGTCCCTGTTCGGTGATTGATCATCCGCAATTATTCCGAGCATTGTGCCGGAGTCCGCACGCCACGCCTTTGACGCCTGATCGGTGCCCCCCATCTATGTTAGAGGAAGATGGTGAAATCGCGCGAGGGCTTGATGCATACGCCGCGGCTTATGCGCAGTTGATTGACGAGAAGACAGATGCTTTAAGCCTTATGGTCGCCGCCTAG